The Candidatus Binatia bacterium genomic sequence TGCCTGGCAGGTGTTGGCCACACTGGTCTTCGTGTGGCTCGGCGCCCTGCACGCGTGGCCGGGGATGCTCGGCCTGCTCATCTCCCTTCTCTCCTGGGCAGGGATGGGATACGCCTACTGGAGGGCTCACGAGGCGGAGGCTGTGGTTGAACGGGCCCTGCGTGACGGACTGGGTACACGTTACCACGACAGGATCCTGCCCGAAGTCAGCGCGAAGTTCGCACCGGCAATCGACTGGCGGCAAATTCTATTGCCATTCCCGACGCGCCATCCCGACGTCGAGCGTATCCGTGACATCACCTACACCACCGCCGCGGGCGTGCATCTCAAGCTCGATGTCTATCGCCACCGCTCTCGCCCAGCCGGCTGCCCTACCCTGCTGCAGATTCACGGCGGTGCCTGGATCCTGGGCAGCAAAAACGAACAGGGCATTCCGCTGATGGTGCATCTGGCCTCGCGCGGGTGGGTGTGCATCAGCGCCGATTACCGCCTCAGCCCACGGGCCACATTCCCGGATCATCTGATCGACTTGAAGCGCGCGGTGCAGTGGATCCGCGAGCACGGCTCCGAGTACGGTGCCGACCCGGGATTCCTAGTGGTCACCGGTGGGTCGGCTGGCGGCCACCTGTGCGCCTTGCTCGCCCTCACCGCGAACGACCCGGAGTATCAGGCGGGCTTCGAGGACGCTGACACCTCGATGCAGGGATGCGTCGCGTTCTACGGCGTCTACGATTTCACCAACCGCAACGGGGTGTGGCGCAACAACGCGATGTCGAAACTGCTGCAAGGGAAAGTGATGAAGGTCGCCCTTGAGCAAGACCCCGTCGCCTACGAGAAGGCTTCACCGATTAGCCGCATCGACGCCGCCGCGCCGCCCTTCTTCGTCGTCCACGGCGACCACGACACGCTGGTCCCCGTCGCGGCAGCTCGCCATTTTTGCGAGGCCTTCCGCCGCACGGCGCGAGCCCCTCTTGTGTACGCCGAGTTGCCGGGCGCGCAGCACGCCTTCGAGATCTTTCCGTCACTACGCACCGCGCTCGTGATCCACGGGGTCGAACGCTTCCTCGCCTATCTGTACAGCCAGCACATTACCGCCCAGCAGGCTGACGGTCGAGCCGCCGTCGGATGAGCGCAGTCCCTTCGGCTGATTCAATTCCTGCGGTCGCCCCCACATCCACCTCACCGATTTGGCTTGAAGGCGAAACGCGTTGGATCCTCGGAGACAGCCGCGGCCAGCAGGTCGCCGTCATTCTCAGTAA encodes the following:
- a CDS encoding alpha/beta hydrolase encodes the protein MPWLFLFVTSIGAWFTINAYRPTYASARGATLSFFAGWLTTELALHQIAWQVLATLVFVWLGALHAWPGMLGLLISLLSWAGMGYAYWRAHEAEAVVERALRDGLGTRYHDRILPEVSAKFAPAIDWRQILLPFPTRHPDVERIRDITYTTAAGVHLKLDVYRHRSRPAGCPTLLQIHGGAWILGSKNEQGIPLMVHLASRGWVCISADYRLSPRATFPDHLIDLKRAVQWIREHGSEYGADPGFLVVTGGSAGGHLCALLALTANDPEYQAGFEDADTSMQGCVAFYGVYDFTNRNGVWRNNAMSKLLQGKVMKVALEQDPVAYEKASPISRIDAAAPPFFVVHGDHDTLVPVAAARHFCEAFRRTARAPLVYAELPGAQHAFEIFPSLRTALVIHGVERFLAYLYSQHITAQQADGRAAVG